Below is a genomic region from Rosa chinensis cultivar Old Blush chromosome 5, RchiOBHm-V2, whole genome shotgun sequence.
ctactcgaggaaccagctCCTACGAATCAAATCAATTGTCCTACTTGAGGAACCAGTTTGTACAAATTGAATGcaactgtcctactcgaggaaccagtcATACATATTAATAGGactgtcctactcgaggaaccagtcCCAGTGATACTATTCAcgcaagaaatacaaaatacataatttcaAAAGTCTCTCGAATGAGATATCAACACGCGCAAAAATCACTTAAACTCTTTTATGTTTCTTACTTGAGTTTTACGAGTTGTGCCATCTTTTGATCAAAATGAAGTCACCATATTATCGTACCTTCTCCATTACTCGAGATGAATTTCGACGCGTGGACTTTTCCATGAACCCTCTGATTGACTTAATTTATATCATTTTATACTGAAGGAGTTTACCAGCCTTCATTGCTGTAACGATTGCTGGTCGCACTCCCTGACACTTATATATTCCGTGCCCCCTTGTCTCGTGGAGCGGGCAATATCGACTTCTTTCAACCTCGTCACTAGCCTCCGGTTGGGGGGGCGGCTTTTCAAATATTCCTTCATGACCGTGTCTTTTGTATATGGTCACGGGGTGAATCGTAAACCATTCTTCAAGGGGATAATCTTGGGGCTTCCCTCCTTTATCACTCTGAATGTCATTCTTTGTGTTATTCCATTCAACTTCTCTCGAGGTGACAATAGCAGTGAGTTGGGCTTCGCGTGCTTCTTTGGCTTTGTCAATTCTGATCTCCCCCTGAACCCTTGTAATGATGTTGTCCATGTCCTTTGGCGGATCACGCAGCAAACTTTCGCCTAATGGCGTCCCCAAAAGCAATCCTTCTCGGAAGGCGATCGCGGCGAATTGGGGATCACAATTAACATGGCGCATTTCAGCTGTAAATCTTTCGAAAAATTTCCCTACCTTTTCCCCCGGCTTTTGCTTGGTACTGAAAAGAGTCGCCATGTCCTTCTTTTTTTTgccattataaaagtattgtgAAATGAAAGCGCGGCTCAATATGTCGAAATTCAGTATGGAATGCGGCTTGAGGTCTTGGAACCATGTCAACGCCGTCCCCATGAGACTAGAAGGGAATATCTTGCACATTAATTTCTCGTCGGTTGTCTCAATGTACATCTGTTGTTTGTATCCCTTAATATGGTCCACCGGATCGGTCGTTCAGTCGTATTTGTGGAATACCGGCGTGGTAAACCGGCGGGGCTTTGCCATATTTAGAATGTCGTCGGTAAACAGCGACTTACCAACGTCTCCTGCGATTTCCGCCTCCAGCTCTCGAGGGCCGGcacatttgcatgcatcaatcattTTTTCCATCTTCTCGCGCCACGATTCATTGCGTGCCTTTTTGGATTTGCCTACTCCGGCTCCGTTCTGCCCCCCATTTGCCGTGCCTACCACCCCCTTGACGAGGGGTCCACCAAAGATTCCTCCCATAACGCCGTTGGCGCCTGCGTTTGCTACTCCGTTGCTAGCTTGATGGAGATCTCCGACGGCGTCGTCGTCTGATGAATCACTATCAAGTTGTAGGAACCTTTCAAATTTTCGTCGTCGACGAGCCTCACGGTCCTGCTTTTGCCTCCGCAATTGCTCGAGTTCCTGCCTTAGCCTTTGCATTTCGTCAGCAGGAGGCAAGTTCAGGTCACCGATGGGACTCGGGATGGACCCGTTCAGTGGCTGGTGGGGAGGAATTTCGTCACTACCAGTCCTCAGTGACAGAAATGGAATCCCATCAGGGGCAGTTCCCGCCATCACTTTTAGGGAAaagtgtttcccacagacggcgccacttgttggaggtgaaaaattccgtagaggagtttgacccaacaattaatgcggactggagcgggagctgacctagGGACAATCGGGAGGCTTCcttcgagcgttgacctggTGTTTGACCGTCAGCTCGAGGAggaggggggtacctgcagaaaaccctccgatgcctaagtcagtaggTTTCTCAGTAGTGGAGTAGGGATAATAGGAATTCAATGCCTTACCTCGACGTCGAGcagcctatttataggtgtaTTTCAGCGTaggctgcaagtaaact
It encodes:
- the LOC112163815 gene encoding uncharacterized protein LOC112163815, which codes for MYIETTDEKLMCKIFPSSLMGTALTWFQDLKPHSILNFDILSRAFISQYFYNGKKKKDMATLFSTKQKPGEKVGKFFERFTAEMRHVNCDPQFAAIAFREGLLLGTPLGESLLRDPPKDMDNIITRVQGEIRIDKAKEAREAQLTAIVTSREVEWNNTKNDIQSDKGGKPQDYPLEEWFTIHPVTIYKRHGHEGIFEKPPPQPEASDEVERSRYCPLHETRGHGIYKCQGVRPAIVTAMKAGKLLQYKMI